One genomic window of Motacilla alba alba isolate MOTALB_02 chromosome 3, Motacilla_alba_V1.0_pri, whole genome shotgun sequence includes the following:
- the CNST gene encoding consortin isoform X2 — translation MDDRDFPPNDPQIDSKDSLPTNYRVESLASHLIPSADENENQLDSDGNEVLTSSSIAMGRQDKGEQDNINNNENMDSGDWILSCKESETERRSANVHMDPQLEEKPVSEKQPGGKRSPRSKRSSNKKSKGISTVGATTIQEENALDTDFVQAESAVEAKENFHPKDQKQTLQSLFSLLREEVEQMDSKILPLCLHQIAETYFQEEEYEKAMKFIQLERLYHEQLLANLSSIQEQWERKWKTAVPSPVTLRNSDKELSGQELEKLTRVCSSHRQPLSSKTKLVATANTWESSCLPQLMESRTLKEREATTFKSGTETCPGIAPKKEDKQLSTVCPGENQTERQAEAASLRVAAGKDHMEEQHCSAESTFEPHTQSTGTGGRPSSGCLSSGDAGKDNSLQLRERQLSKDAVKIEGAGEPGVKLPLEPMVDALALADEDYMPADLVPSDKDVPAERSLLRSKHAAGSSEIPSGQLGNSDLKQQQIQPDDDDDDEQSSWDRTASGECFGCNEVSEHESTAHSWVHKEMQRAGGQEEKVNNEQEDLFLRFLNGNIIDTEESADLVNQEDFDTVPDISPERASYNSLEALSLDDSFSSLDELTRRIEITEITPVEGLVSILKKRDDRDGKTIAQVQQRQTKRRVRFQEMEDTLDQDEVSGGSCILLILLCIATVFLSIGGTALYCTFGDMESPVCTDFAANMDFYYTQILQRVEELKHWIAFS, via the exons ATGGATGACAGAGACTTTCCACCAAATGATCCGCAAATAGACTCAAAGGACAGTCTTCCTACTAACTACAGGGTAGAAAGTTTGGCATCTCATTTGATTCCTTCAgctgatgaaaatgaaaatcaacTCGACAGTGATGGGAATGAAGTTCTGACCAGTAGTAGCATTGCTATGGGACGACAGGACAAAGGTGAGCAGGATAACATCAATAATAATGAGAATATGGACAGTGGAGACTGGATCCTAAGCTGTAAGGAAAGTGAGACTGAGAGAAGATCTGCAAATGTCCATATGGACCCTCAGCTGGAGGAAAAGCctgtttcagaaaaacagcCAGGTGGAAAAAGAAGTCCAAGAAGCAAAAGAAGCTCCAATAAAAAATCTAAAg GCATTTCTACAGTGGGAGCCACAACGATCCAGGAGGAAAATGCTCTTGATACAGATTTTGTGCAGGCTGAAAGTGCTGttgaagcaaaggaaaactttCATCCAAAAGACCAAAAGCAAACATTGCagtctcttttctctttgctccGTGAAGAGGTTGAGCAGATGGATTCAAAGATACTGCCCCTGTGTCTCCATCAG ATAGCTGAGACCTACTTTCAAGAGGAGGAAT ATGAGAAGGCCATGAAGTTCATTCAGCTTGAACGACTTTATCATGAGCAGCTGCTTGCAAATCTTTCTTCCATACAGGAACAGTGGG aaagaaaatggaaaacagcagTTCCCAGTCCAGTTACACTGAGGAATTCAGATAAGGAGCTGAGTGGCCAAGAACTGGAAAAGCTTACTAGAGTTTGCTCTTCGCATCGACA GCCACTGTCATCCAAAACTAAG CTAGTAGCTACAGCAAATACATGGGAAAGCAGTTGTTTACCTCAGTTAATGGAATCCAGAACtttaaaggaaagagaagctACTACTTTTAAATCAg GTACTGAAACTTGTCCTGGCATTGCAccaaagaaagaagataaacaGCTGAGCACTGTTTGCCCAGGTGAAAACCAAACTGAGAgacaggcagaggcagcaagTCTTCGGGTAGCTGCAGGAAAGGACCACAtggaggagcagcactgcagtgctgaaTCAACGTTCGAGCCACACACCCAgtccacagggacagggggcaGGCCTTCCTCGGGCTGTTTATCATCTGGGGATGCTGGTAAAGATAACAGTCTGCAGCTGAGGGAAAGACAGCTCTCCAAGGATGCGGTGAAAATagaaggggctggggagcctGGAGTGAAACTCCCTCTTGAGCCAATGGTAGATGCTTTGGCTTTAGCAGATGAAGATTATATGCCTGCTGATTTGGTTCCTTCTGATAAGGATGTGCCAGCTGAGAGAAGTCTGCTCAGATCAAAACATGCTGCTGGGTCTTCAGAAATTCCTAGTGGCCAACTTGGAAATAGTGATTTAAAGCAGCAACAGATACAgcctgatgatgatgatgatgatgaacaGTCTTCATGGGACAGAACTGCCTCAGGTGAATGCTTCGGGTGTAATGAAGTGTCTGAGCATGAGAGCACTGCCCATTCATGGGTGCACAAGGaaatgcagagagcaggaggacaggaggaaaaggtCAATAATGAGCAAGAAGATTTATTTCTGAGATTTTTGAATGGTAACATAATAGACACTGAAGAATCTGCAGACTTAGTAAACCAAGAAGACTTTGACACTGTTCCAGATATTTCACCTGAACGAGCATCTTATAACTCCCTGGAAGCTTTATCACTAGATgacagcttttcttctcttgatgAACTTACAAGAAGGATAGAGATTACTGAG ATTACCCCAGTGGAAGGATTGGTGTCTATACTAAAGAAGAGAGATGACAGAGATGGAAAAACAATTGCTCAAGTCCAGCAAAGGCAAACAAAGAGAAGAGTGAGATTCCAAGAAATGGAAGACACATTGGATCAAG ATGAAGTGTCTGGTGGCTCCTGTATTTTGCTGATCCTGCTGTGCATAGCAACTGTTTTCCTTAGTATTGGAGGAACTGCACTGTACTGCACCTTTGGTGACATGGAATCCCCTGTGTGTACTGATTTTGCAGCCAACATGGATTTCTATTATACACAGATACTGCAGCGTGTGGAAGAACTTAAACACTGGATAGCCTTCTCATAG
- the CNST gene encoding consortin isoform X1, translating to MNFSSLNSGLKISGGRLGGSTSNALMDDRDFPPNDPQIDSKDSLPTNYRVESLASHLIPSADENENQLDSDGNEVLTSSSIAMGRQDKGEQDNINNNENMDSGDWILSCKESETERRSANVHMDPQLEEKPVSEKQPGGKRSPRSKRSSNKKSKGISTVGATTIQEENALDTDFVQAESAVEAKENFHPKDQKQTLQSLFSLLREEVEQMDSKILPLCLHQIAETYFQEEEYEKAMKFIQLERLYHEQLLANLSSIQEQWERKWKTAVPSPVTLRNSDKELSGQELEKLTRVCSSHRQPLSSKTKLVATANTWESSCLPQLMESRTLKEREATTFKSGTETCPGIAPKKEDKQLSTVCPGENQTERQAEAASLRVAAGKDHMEEQHCSAESTFEPHTQSTGTGGRPSSGCLSSGDAGKDNSLQLRERQLSKDAVKIEGAGEPGVKLPLEPMVDALALADEDYMPADLVPSDKDVPAERSLLRSKHAAGSSEIPSGQLGNSDLKQQQIQPDDDDDDEQSSWDRTASGECFGCNEVSEHESTAHSWVHKEMQRAGGQEEKVNNEQEDLFLRFLNGNIIDTEESADLVNQEDFDTVPDISPERASYNSLEALSLDDSFSSLDELTRRIEITEITPVEGLVSILKKRDDRDGKTIAQVQQRQTKRRVRFQEMEDTLDQDEVSGGSCILLILLCIATVFLSIGGTALYCTFGDMESPVCTDFAANMDFYYTQILQRVEELKHWIAFS from the exons ATG AATTTCTCTTCGTTGAATTCTG gtCTAAAAATATCTGGAGGGAGATTAGGTGGTTCAACAAGTAACGCTCTAATGGATGACAGAGACTTTCCACCAAATGATCCGCAAATAGACTCAAAGGACAGTCTTCCTACTAACTACAGGGTAGAAAGTTTGGCATCTCATTTGATTCCTTCAgctgatgaaaatgaaaatcaacTCGACAGTGATGGGAATGAAGTTCTGACCAGTAGTAGCATTGCTATGGGACGACAGGACAAAGGTGAGCAGGATAACATCAATAATAATGAGAATATGGACAGTGGAGACTGGATCCTAAGCTGTAAGGAAAGTGAGACTGAGAGAAGATCTGCAAATGTCCATATGGACCCTCAGCTGGAGGAAAAGCctgtttcagaaaaacagcCAGGTGGAAAAAGAAGTCCAAGAAGCAAAAGAAGCTCCAATAAAAAATCTAAAg GCATTTCTACAGTGGGAGCCACAACGATCCAGGAGGAAAATGCTCTTGATACAGATTTTGTGCAGGCTGAAAGTGCTGttgaagcaaaggaaaactttCATCCAAAAGACCAAAAGCAAACATTGCagtctcttttctctttgctccGTGAAGAGGTTGAGCAGATGGATTCAAAGATACTGCCCCTGTGTCTCCATCAG ATAGCTGAGACCTACTTTCAAGAGGAGGAAT ATGAGAAGGCCATGAAGTTCATTCAGCTTGAACGACTTTATCATGAGCAGCTGCTTGCAAATCTTTCTTCCATACAGGAACAGTGGG aaagaaaatggaaaacagcagTTCCCAGTCCAGTTACACTGAGGAATTCAGATAAGGAGCTGAGTGGCCAAGAACTGGAAAAGCTTACTAGAGTTTGCTCTTCGCATCGACA GCCACTGTCATCCAAAACTAAG CTAGTAGCTACAGCAAATACATGGGAAAGCAGTTGTTTACCTCAGTTAATGGAATCCAGAACtttaaaggaaagagaagctACTACTTTTAAATCAg GTACTGAAACTTGTCCTGGCATTGCAccaaagaaagaagataaacaGCTGAGCACTGTTTGCCCAGGTGAAAACCAAACTGAGAgacaggcagaggcagcaagTCTTCGGGTAGCTGCAGGAAAGGACCACAtggaggagcagcactgcagtgctgaaTCAACGTTCGAGCCACACACCCAgtccacagggacagggggcaGGCCTTCCTCGGGCTGTTTATCATCTGGGGATGCTGGTAAAGATAACAGTCTGCAGCTGAGGGAAAGACAGCTCTCCAAGGATGCGGTGAAAATagaaggggctggggagcctGGAGTGAAACTCCCTCTTGAGCCAATGGTAGATGCTTTGGCTTTAGCAGATGAAGATTATATGCCTGCTGATTTGGTTCCTTCTGATAAGGATGTGCCAGCTGAGAGAAGTCTGCTCAGATCAAAACATGCTGCTGGGTCTTCAGAAATTCCTAGTGGCCAACTTGGAAATAGTGATTTAAAGCAGCAACAGATACAgcctgatgatgatgatgatgatgaacaGTCTTCATGGGACAGAACTGCCTCAGGTGAATGCTTCGGGTGTAATGAAGTGTCTGAGCATGAGAGCACTGCCCATTCATGGGTGCACAAGGaaatgcagagagcaggaggacaggaggaaaaggtCAATAATGAGCAAGAAGATTTATTTCTGAGATTTTTGAATGGTAACATAATAGACACTGAAGAATCTGCAGACTTAGTAAACCAAGAAGACTTTGACACTGTTCCAGATATTTCACCTGAACGAGCATCTTATAACTCCCTGGAAGCTTTATCACTAGATgacagcttttcttctcttgatgAACTTACAAGAAGGATAGAGATTACTGAG ATTACCCCAGTGGAAGGATTGGTGTCTATACTAAAGAAGAGAGATGACAGAGATGGAAAAACAATTGCTCAAGTCCAGCAAAGGCAAACAAAGAGAAGAGTGAGATTCCAAGAAATGGAAGACACATTGGATCAAG ATGAAGTGTCTGGTGGCTCCTGTATTTTGCTGATCCTGCTGTGCATAGCAACTGTTTTCCTTAGTATTGGAGGAACTGCACTGTACTGCACCTTTGGTGACATGGAATCCCCTGTGTGTACTGATTTTGCAGCCAACATGGATTTCTATTATACACAGATACTGCAGCGTGTGGAAGAACTTAAACACTGGATAGCCTTCTCATAG